Proteins from one Sulfurovum sp. TSL1 genomic window:
- a CDS encoding c-type cytochrome: MKKLLIFTAIVCFSHAASEMEKLYLQNGCNGCHGMYGEGMGASPRLQGVREEVLLRRLKDLQKGKTRSAFGTIMISFAKALDENQTIEMAKYLSNLETKVEDERYQIEFTPAGDGGS; the protein is encoded by the coding sequence TTGAAGAAACTTTTAATTTTTACTGCCATAGTATGTTTTTCTCATGCCGCCAGCGAAATGGAAAAACTCTACCTTCAAAATGGATGTAACGGATGCCATGGAATGTATGGAGAAGGTATGGGTGCATCTCCCAGACTACAAGGGGTACGAGAAGAGGTATTACTGAGAAGACTTAAAGATCTGCAAAAGGGGAAAACCCGTTCTGCTTTTGGTACGATCATGATATCCTTTGCCAAGGCACTGGATGAAAATCAAACCATAGAGATGGCAAAGTATCTATCAAATCTAGAAACAAAAGTGGAGGATGAACGCTATCAGATAGAATTTACCCCCGCCGGAGATGGGGGGTCATGA
- the coaBC gene encoding bifunctional phosphopantothenoylcysteine decarboxylase/phosphopantothenate--cysteine ligase CoaBC: MQIDLSGKSVLIGVTGSISAYKACDLARLFVKSGASVHVVMSPSAERFVSALTFEALTRNAVLTEKSESWASELNHIELGKKCDVFIIAPATANTINKIAQGIADNILTQTALAFKDKILIAPAANTQMLAKTATCNALTFLQENDYTIINPQDKLLACGDVGSGALAEPTEIFLEVAKALCSDPFWENRSVIVTGGGTREKLDEVRYISNFSSGKMAKSLCLALYLRGAEVSYISTMGFDDLPSAIATIEAHDAQDILEATQHSIQKVTTDSHKVKMPYLFMVAAVADFTPKAPQSGKLKKSMLGDTWNIELKQTTDVLASIDKSAIKTVGFKAEMDTQEGLNNAIALLDKKGVDAVCYNLLKDAKSFGGNDNEITFITKEGQVALGRADKLTLSNKILDESKKLIHEEDLHV, encoded by the coding sequence ATGCAAATTGATCTAAGCGGCAAATCTGTACTCATTGGTGTTACGGGCAGTATCTCAGCCTATAAAGCTTGTGATCTCGCACGTCTTTTTGTCAAATCAGGTGCTTCTGTACATGTTGTCATGAGTCCCTCTGCCGAGCGTTTTGTCTCAGCATTGACCTTTGAAGCGCTCACACGCAATGCTGTTTTAACTGAGAAGAGTGAATCCTGGGCCAGTGAGCTCAATCATATAGAGTTGGGGAAAAAGTGTGATGTGTTTATCATTGCTCCTGCAACAGCCAATACCATTAACAAAATCGCACAGGGTATTGCGGATAATATTTTAACCCAAACTGCACTGGCATTTAAAGACAAGATCCTCATCGCTCCTGCTGCCAATACACAGATGCTGGCAAAGACTGCTACATGCAATGCCCTGACCTTTTTACAGGAGAATGACTATACGATCATCAATCCTCAAGATAAACTCCTTGCCTGCGGAGATGTGGGAAGCGGAGCACTGGCAGAACCGACCGAGATATTTTTGGAAGTTGCCAAAGCATTATGCAGTGATCCATTTTGGGAAAACAGATCTGTCATTGTCACGGGTGGAGGCACACGCGAAAAACTGGATGAAGTACGCTATATATCAAACTTTTCCTCCGGGAAAATGGCAAAGTCACTCTGTCTCGCACTCTACTTGAGAGGTGCAGAGGTATCGTATATCTCTACAATGGGGTTTGATGACCTGCCCTCAGCCATTGCCACCATAGAAGCCCACGATGCACAGGATATTTTAGAGGCCACGCAGCACTCTATTCAAAAAGTCACTACAGACAGCCACAAGGTGAAAATGCCTTATTTGTTCATGGTAGCAGCCGTTGCAGACTTTACCCCCAAAGCGCCGCAAAGCGGGAAACTGAAGAAATCCATGCTTGGTGATACATGGAATATTGAACTCAAGCAGACTACCGATGTACTCGCATCTATCGATAAGAGTGCTATCAAAACCGTAGGTTTTAAAGCAGAAATGGATACACAAGAGGGGTTGAACAATGCCATCGCGCTTTTAGATAAAAAAGGGGTGGATGCAGTGTGTTATAACCTTTTGAAAGATGCCAAAAGTTTTGGCGGCAACGATAATGAAATCACCTTTATTACCAAAGAGGGACAAGTGGCTCTAGGACGTGCCGATAAACTCACGCTCTCCAATAAAATACTTGATGAATCCAAAAAGCTCATCCATGAAGAAGATCTCCATGTCTGA
- a CDS encoding glycosyltransferase family 39 protein: MMKHLSIPFFILILITAIGIYFRPIWIIDETRYLSVAWEMWDKGSFLVPLLNGEPYPHKPPFIFWLVHVNWLLWGVNETTVRFIPMLFGFGTLVLAYRLYLTLWKDDVQGAQNTLLILAGTLIFTFYNSLFMFDIILTFWVFVGVLGIVQAVQKQTFLPFFLISLSFGFGILTKGPVILVHLLPLLLLAPYWSAQNIDKRIYVKFFLAFLGGAAIALSWAIPAGIAGGEAYQHAIFWGQTADRMVNSFAHQRAIWWYLALLPLLLFPWSFHKVFYTSLKKTTMDHGLKMLLVWMLSALLVFSFISGKQVHYLLPEIAAFSLFCARVLTTAAPNMKGYTKSLGYTYLFFAIVFAIAPFVAPKSITFPVDSTAFLLSAFLLFILGLYLVKKHFTLKHDAIKVMALSIIVAVFAVHFAIHNFLAAQDISSFSQKISSLQQQGIPVAQDKKYHDQFHFLGRLHDPIIVLKGKEKIATFIEEHPDGMIITYRKKKHMHKIDQDLITDKTSFKGKYAILVKADLYNKLDRIP, encoded by the coding sequence ATGATGAAACATCTCTCTATTCCCTTTTTCATACTCATTCTGATAACCGCTATTGGCATCTATTTTCGTCCTATTTGGATCATCGATGAAACACGTTATCTCAGTGTCGCATGGGAGATGTGGGATAAAGGCTCCTTTTTGGTTCCACTGCTCAATGGTGAGCCTTACCCCCATAAACCTCCATTTATATTTTGGTTGGTACATGTAAACTGGTTACTTTGGGGGGTGAATGAAACCACTGTACGCTTCATCCCTATGCTATTTGGTTTTGGGACGCTCGTTCTGGCCTATAGACTCTATCTTACGCTCTGGAAAGATGATGTTCAAGGTGCGCAAAATACCCTTCTGATCCTGGCAGGTACCCTGATATTCACTTTTTATAATTCACTGTTTATGTTTGATATCATACTGACATTTTGGGTATTTGTCGGTGTTTTGGGTATCGTGCAGGCTGTACAGAAACAGACATTTCTTCCATTTTTCCTTATCTCACTCTCATTTGGCTTTGGCATACTGACCAAAGGACCGGTTATTTTAGTACACCTTCTGCCACTTTTACTGCTTGCACCCTATTGGAGTGCACAAAACATAGATAAACGTATTTATGTGAAATTTTTCTTGGCATTTTTAGGGGGTGCTGCCATTGCACTTTCCTGGGCGATCCCGGCAGGTATTGCCGGCGGTGAAGCCTATCAACATGCTATCTTTTGGGGCCAGACAGCTGACAGGATGGTGAACTCTTTTGCACACCAAAGGGCGATCTGGTGGTATCTTGCGCTGTTGCCATTATTACTTTTCCCATGGTCATTCCATAAAGTATTTTATACGTCACTTAAAAAGACAACTATGGATCACGGGTTGAAAATGCTGTTGGTCTGGATGCTATCTGCACTGCTTGTATTTTCATTCATCAGCGGTAAGCAGGTACATTATCTCCTGCCTGAAATTGCTGCATTCTCCCTTTTTTGTGCAAGGGTCCTCACGACTGCTGCTCCTAACATGAAAGGCTATACAAAGTCTCTAGGGTATACCTATCTCTTCTTTGCGATCGTATTTGCCATTGCACCTTTTGTTGCACCGAAATCCATCACATTTCCTGTGGACAGCACTGCTTTTTTACTCTCAGCATTTTTGCTGTTTATTCTTGGACTTTATCTTGTAAAAAAGCATTTTACACTGAAACACGATGCCATAAAGGTCATGGCTTTAAGTATCATAGTGGCTGTTTTCGCAGTGCATTTTGCCATTCACAACTTTTTAGCCGCACAGGATATTTCCAGCTTTTCACAAAAAATTTCTTCTTTGCAGCAACAAGGTATACCGGTAGCACAGGATAAAAAATACCATGACCAGTTTCATTTTTTAGGCAGACTTCATGATCCTATCATCGTCTTAAAAGGTAAAGAGAAGATCGCTACGTTCATAGAGGAGCATCCTGATGGCATGATCATTACCTACCGCAAGAAAAAGCATATGCATAAGATAGATCAAGATCTCATCACGGACAAGACAAGCTTCAAAGGCAAATACGCCATCCTCGTCAAAGCAGATCTGTACAACAAACTAGATCGTATACCCTAA
- the trmA gene encoding tRNA (uridine(54)-C5)-methyltransferase TrmA, whose protein sequence is MNCKHFGSCGSCGLYEIGYEAQLKQKEQRVSGLLAPFYQGDLEVFDSPTDHYRARAEFRIWHEGERCDYAMGNIEKKGAIIIEECPKVIEPIEKRMWKLLEKINASTEVLKARLFAVEFLATTTDECLITMLYHRKLDDVWRAEAKALESELNCKIMGRSRKQKVILSDEFVSETLDIDGKTFTYVQYESGFTQPNPAVNVKMIEWAIKQAKRVGSGDFLESYCGLGNFTLPLSSYFDKVLATEISKRSIHAALENCALNAIENITFARLASEEMTEALNGARAFSRLKGIDLESYNFSTVLVDPPRAGLDEGTIALISHIENIIYISCNPETLARDLVTLSETHEVLEAAMFDQFPHTEHVESGVFLKKRSV, encoded by the coding sequence TTGAACTGTAAACATTTTGGAAGTTGTGGGTCCTGCGGACTCTATGAGATCGGGTATGAGGCACAATTAAAGCAAAAAGAGCAGAGGGTTTCCGGGCTTTTGGCCCCTTTTTATCAGGGGGACCTGGAAGTTTTTGATTCGCCTACCGATCATTACAGGGCCAGAGCGGAGTTTCGTATCTGGCATGAGGGAGAGAGGTGTGATTATGCGATGGGTAACATCGAGAAAAAAGGTGCCATCATCATAGAAGAGTGTCCTAAGGTCATAGAGCCCATAGAGAAGCGTATGTGGAAGTTACTTGAAAAGATCAATGCCTCTACAGAAGTGTTAAAAGCGCGTCTTTTTGCCGTGGAGTTTTTGGCAACGACCACTGATGAATGTCTTATCACGATGTTGTACCATAGAAAGCTCGATGATGTGTGGCGTGCTGAGGCAAAAGCGCTTGAATCAGAGCTCAACTGTAAGATCATGGGACGAAGCCGTAAACAAAAAGTGATCCTTTCGGATGAGTTTGTAAGCGAAACATTGGATATCGACGGAAAAACGTTTACCTATGTGCAATATGAGAGTGGTTTTACCCAGCCAAATCCTGCAGTGAATGTCAAGATGATAGAGTGGGCAATCAAACAAGCCAAAAGGGTAGGGTCCGGGGATTTCTTAGAGAGCTACTGCGGTCTGGGGAATTTTACACTTCCTCTCTCATCTTACTTTGATAAAGTGTTGGCTACGGAGATCAGTAAACGATCCATTCATGCGGCACTCGAAAATTGTGCGCTCAATGCTATTGAAAATATCACTTTCGCAAGACTGGCATCAGAAGAGATGACAGAGGCTTTGAATGGTGCAAGAGCGTTTTCCAGACTGAAGGGGATAGATCTGGAAAGTTATAACTTCAGTACGGTACTGGTAGATCCGCCAAGAGCAGGATTGGATGAGGGAACCATAGCACTTATTTCACATATAGAAAATATTATCTATATCTCATGTAACCCTGAAACACTTGCCAGAGATCTTGTAACACTGTCAGAAACACATGAGGTGCTTGAAGCAGCGATGTTTGACCAGTTCCCGCATACGGAGCATGTGGAAAGCGGCGTATTTTTGAAGAAGAGGTCAGTGTGA
- a CDS encoding LptF/LptG family permease has protein sequence MVNVKGYISSNFTKSFLMIFLPFFIIISLVFFVKISALTSKIQINFAELILLYSYSVPEIIFYTIPLSFVAALANVLINLSQGNELIALYALGLKAKKILSSLLLLGFLFSLLLASISFLAMPLSKQFYKAFKEEKRDEAKLNIVPGELGQKFGDYYMYVKEKTGDTFQDVVIYNRTNKADEQFFASQTGQINNYENVSSLLLHKGYGYTYEKTKLQQAEYETMEVFDRSQSKGFEFQSILSYWSEGKESGEKVMHRILFYIFTSLIPFLSVYLVASFTMINPRYQQNRSFLTIFITTLFFYVIASSLEKWGNPLILILTIGVVAILGQWLFKKRVAKYF, from the coding sequence ATGGTTAATGTAAAAGGCTATATATCATCAAACTTCACCAAGTCATTTTTGATGATATTCCTGCCATTTTTCATTATTATATCTCTCGTATTTTTTGTCAAAATATCGGCACTTACCTCCAAGATACAGATCAATTTTGCAGAATTGATACTCCTTTACAGTTATTCTGTGCCAGAGATTATTTTTTATACGATTCCCCTCTCTTTTGTCGCTGCCTTGGCAAATGTACTGATCAATCTCTCTCAAGGCAATGAACTCATCGCACTCTATGCGCTCGGACTGAAAGCAAAGAAGATACTCAGCAGTCTGCTGCTGTTGGGGTTTCTTTTTTCACTGCTCCTGGCCAGCATCTCTTTTCTGGCTATGCCACTCAGTAAACAGTTCTATAAGGCCTTCAAAGAAGAGAAGAGAGATGAAGCCAAACTGAACATCGTACCTGGGGAACTGGGTCAAAAGTTTGGGGACTATTATATGTATGTCAAAGAGAAAACAGGGGATACTTTTCAGGATGTCGTGATCTATAACCGTACCAATAAGGCAGATGAACAGTTCTTTGCATCCCAAACGGGTCAAATCAACAACTATGAAAATGTGTCTTCTCTGCTTCTCCATAAAGGGTATGGCTATACCTATGAAAAAACAAAGTTACAACAGGCAGAATACGAAACTATGGAAGTTTTTGACAGGTCACAAAGTAAAGGATTTGAATTTCAAAGTATCCTCTCTTATTGGAGTGAAGGAAAAGAAAGCGGAGAGAAGGTCATGCACAGGATCCTATTTTATATTTTCACAAGTCTCATTCCTTTTCTTTCGGTCTATCTTGTTGCTTCCTTTACCATGATCAACCCTCGTTATCAACAGAACCGTTCCTTTCTTACCATCTTTATCACTACACTCTTCTTCTATGTGATAGCATCTTCTTTAGAAAAGTGGGGTAATCCTCTTATATTGATCCTGACTATCGGTGTCGTTGCCATACTCGGTCAATGGCTCTTTAAAAAACGTGTAGCCAAGTACTTCTAA
- a CDS encoding lipid-A-disaccharide synthase N-terminal domain-containing protein, whose protein sequence is MSSGWLSYGLFVYVIGFSAQILFSARLLVQWIQSEKVKKVLTPELFWELSLMASFLLFIYGWLRDDFAIMLGQSITYFIYIRNMQLQGSWRKLPSVLQIFLWIFPALIVLYAYNNNEIEMHRLFKNEDIPLFLLLWGSIGQILFTFRFVYQWIYSERMKRSHLPFGFWMLSLTGSLMILSYAVFRKDPVLLLGQLFGFIIYTRNIMIELKK, encoded by the coding sequence ATGAGTAGTGGATGGCTCTCGTATGGACTTTTTGTCTATGTTATAGGATTCAGTGCACAAATTCTTTTTTCGGCACGTCTGCTTGTGCAATGGATACAGTCAGAAAAAGTGAAAAAGGTACTCACCCCTGAACTTTTTTGGGAATTGAGCCTTATGGCCTCTTTTTTATTATTTATCTATGGATGGTTGCGTGATGACTTTGCCATCATGTTGGGGCAATCGATCACCTATTTTATCTATATAAGAAATATGCAGCTTCAAGGATCCTGGAGAAAGCTCCCCTCTGTGTTGCAGATCTTTTTATGGATTTTCCCTGCACTCATCGTTCTTTATGCATACAACAATAACGAGATCGAGATGCACCGTCTCTTTAAAAATGAGGATATCCCGTTGTTTCTTTTGCTCTGGGGGAGCATAGGACAAATTCTATTTACCTTCAGATTTGTCTATCAATGGATCTACTCTGAACGGATGAAAAGATCCCATCTTCCATTTGGTTTTTGGATGCTAAGTCTCACCGGTTCACTGATGATATTAAGTTATGCTGTTTTCAGAAAAGATCCTGTTTTGCTTCTGGGGCAACTTTTTGGATTTATCATCTATACCCGTAATATTATGATAGAACTCAAAAAATAG
- the truA gene encoding tRNA pseudouridine(38-40) synthase TruA: protein MRVKAVISYDGSHYQGFQKQKSTKMTVSSAIEEALSSLQIDSPIVGSGRTDAGVHATGQVIHFDLPDFWHDLEKLKRNLNRKLTDISFKHISVASNDFHARFSAKKRVYRYVFKTHKPSVFEQKYISYYKSFDPILLISALKIFEGKHDFNFFHKTGTITHTTVREIYRATYMERDGYHFIYFEANGFLRSQVRMMVDTAMLCAKGDMSITQLQEQLSCQKKYTTKLAPPEGLYLARIIYG, encoded by the coding sequence ATGCGTGTAAAAGCTGTCATCAGTTATGATGGAAGTCACTATCAGGGCTTTCAAAAACAAAAATCTACCAAAATGACCGTCAGCAGTGCTATAGAGGAAGCCCTCTCCTCTCTGCAGATAGATTCACCTATCGTTGGGAGTGGGAGAACGGATGCCGGTGTACATGCTACCGGCCAGGTCATACACTTTGATCTGCCGGATTTCTGGCATGACCTGGAGAAACTAAAACGCAATTTAAACCGAAAATTGACAGATATCTCCTTTAAACATATCTCTGTGGCAAGCAATGATTTTCATGCACGCTTCAGCGCGAAGAAAAGAGTCTACCGTTATGTCTTTAAAACACACAAACCTTCTGTCTTTGAACAAAAGTATATTTCATATTACAAATCATTTGATCCAATTCTACTGATCAGTGCACTCAAAATATTTGAAGGAAAACATGATTTTAATTTCTTTCATAAGACAGGTACCATTACGCATACCACCGTTCGAGAGATCTATCGTGCCACATATATGGAACGTGACGGGTACCATTTTATCTATTTTGAAGCCAATGGCTTTCTACGCTCTCAGGTACGTATGATGGTGGATACAGCCATGCTTTGTGCCAAAGGGGATATGAGTATCACACAACTTCAAGAACAACTATCATGCCAAAAAAAGTACACCACCAAACTCGCCCCTCCGGAAGGACTTTATCTGGCAAGAATTATCTATGGATGA
- the uppS gene encoding polyprenyl diphosphate synthase: MSENSIKHLAIIMDGNGRWAKERGLKRTKGHEAGAEIIRDITTYCAAHKTIETATFYAFSTENWKRPKLEVEFLMKLLDRYLQKELETYQSHNIRFQAIGNIEAFSKSLQERIRKTEELTQSNTSLTQILALNYGGRAEITSAVNSLISEGKKSVTEEDISAALQTPYSDIDLLIRTSGEERISNFLLWQISYSEFYFTPTLWPDFSSDELKEIIENFEQRNRRFGGIQ; the protein is encoded by the coding sequence ATGTCTGAGAATTCAATCAAGCATCTTGCTATCATTATGGATGGTAATGGAAGATGGGCAAAAGAACGTGGTCTTAAACGTACGAAAGGACATGAGGCTGGTGCAGAGATCATTCGCGATATTACGACTTACTGCGCTGCACATAAAACTATAGAGACCGCTACGTTTTATGCTTTTAGCACCGAAAACTGGAAACGTCCCAAACTTGAAGTAGAGTTCCTCATGAAACTGCTTGACCGATACCTTCAAAAAGAACTGGAAACCTATCAATCGCATAATATCCGTTTTCAGGCGATCGGCAATATTGAAGCCTTTAGCAAATCTCTACAGGAACGTATCAGAAAAACGGAAGAACTCACCCAAAGCAATACCAGTCTTACACAGATACTGGCGTTAAATTATGGCGGACGTGCAGAAATAACCTCTGCAGTGAACAGCCTTATCTCAGAAGGCAAGAAAAGTGTCACAGAAGAGGATATCTCTGCAGCACTGCAGACACCATACAGCGATATAGATCTGCTTATCCGTACCAGCGGAGAAGAGCGTATTTCCAACTTTCTGTTGTGGCAGATCTCTTACAGTGAATTCTATTTCACTCCTACGCTCTGGCCTGATTTTTCAAGCGATGAGTTAAAGGAAATTATAGAAAATTTTGAACAACGTAACAGACGTTTTGGAGGTATTCAATGA
- a CDS encoding glycosyltransferase, whose translation MKNNYRMSIIVPVYNEVDNLDRIEAVFTEYFAQSDTKSKVIFVDDGSTDGSFEKIMDICKKDDFSYIKFDKNYGLSTAIKAGIDVCGTELVGYIDADLQTTPFDFDLLLEEIDQYEAVIGFRGKRKDTLSKKVQSSFANSIRRALIDDGVIDTGCPLKIMKADVAKKIPFFDGMHRFIPALIKLQGGKIQQKNVQHFERTAGVSKFNIFNRSIKPLQDAFAYRWMKSRYITYKVEESTPSV comes from the coding sequence ATGAAAAATAACTATAGAATGAGTATCATTGTACCTGTCTACAATGAGGTGGACAATTTAGATAGGATAGAGGCTGTTTTTACAGAGTATTTTGCTCAAAGTGACACGAAAAGTAAAGTGATATTTGTGGATGACGGCTCTACGGACGGCAGTTTTGAAAAAATAATGGATATTTGTAAAAAAGATGATTTCAGCTATATCAAATTCGATAAAAACTATGGATTGAGTACGGCTATTAAAGCAGGGATCGATGTTTGCGGTACAGAGCTTGTAGGCTATATCGATGCGGATCTGCAAACCACACCGTTTGACTTTGACCTACTGCTTGAAGAGATAGACCAGTATGAAGCGGTTATTGGATTTAGAGGTAAACGAAAAGACACGTTAAGCAAGAAAGTACAATCCTCTTTTGCCAACTCTATCAGACGCGCTTTGATCGATGATGGCGTGATCGATACCGGATGCCCCCTTAAGATAATGAAAGCAGATGTGGCAAAAAAAATACCTTTTTTTGACGGGATGCATCGTTTTATTCCTGCTTTGATCAAACTTCAAGGCGGCAAGATACAGCAAAAAAACGTTCAACATTTTGAACGCACCGCAGGGGTATCAAAATTCAATATCTTTAACCGTTCCATCAAGCCTCTTCAGGATGCCTTTGCCTACCGTTGGATGAAAAGCAGATATATTACCTATAAAGTTGAAGAGAGTACCCCTAGTGTATGA
- the glmU gene encoding bifunctional UDP-N-acetylglucosamine diphosphorylase/glucosamine-1-phosphate N-acetyltransferase GlmU → MSISVVILAAGQGTRMKSTTPKVLHEISGKPMLFHAIDAAQKISDDITVVLYHQAARIQEAIEVHYSGIHFHMQDAEQFPGTGGAMKGVKVAHSKALILNGDMPLVTMSALESLMQGDADINMSVIKLDNPTGYGRVVISQEKVIEIVEEKDCIPAQKEIQTVNAGVYCVKKELLERYIPVLSNDNAQKEYYLTDIVKMAVDDGKIVHPVMVEEEEFKGVNSKLDLAHAEEILQRRIKTAWMKAGVSMRLPETIYIDSRATFEGECLLENGVSIQGASHIIASHIKTHSVIEDAHIENSDVGPMGRVRPHSKLIDTHIGNFVEVKKSTLTGVKAGHLAYIGDATIEEGSNIGAGVITCNYDGKHKYQTKIGKNVFVGSDTQLVAPVIIEDDVMIAAGSTINKNVAQGELAISRAPMRTVKNFFYKFFGDK, encoded by the coding sequence ATGTCTATAAGCGTTGTCATCCTCGCAGCAGGTCAAGGTACAAGAATGAAGTCCACGACCCCCAAAGTACTTCATGAAATCTCCGGAAAACCTATGCTATTCCATGCCATTGATGCAGCGCAAAAGATCTCTGATGACATCACGGTAGTACTCTACCACCAGGCAGCACGTATTCAAGAAGCCATAGAGGTACACTACAGCGGCATACATTTTCATATGCAGGATGCTGAACAGTTTCCCGGTACAGGCGGGGCCATGAAAGGTGTCAAAGTTGCACATTCCAAAGCATTGATACTCAATGGTGACATGCCGCTTGTCACCATGTCTGCTCTGGAGTCGCTCATGCAGGGAGATGCCGACATCAACATGTCTGTGATCAAACTGGACAACCCGACTGGTTATGGACGCGTGGTCATCAGCCAAGAGAAGGTCATAGAGATCGTGGAAGAGAAAGACTGTATTCCTGCACAAAAAGAGATACAGACTGTCAATGCGGGTGTCTACTGCGTGAAAAAAGAGTTACTGGAACGTTATATCCCTGTGCTAAGTAATGACAATGCCCAAAAAGAGTACTACCTCACGGACATCGTCAAAATGGCCGTAGATGATGGGAAGATCGTTCATCCTGTCATGGTAGAAGAAGAGGAGTTCAAAGGTGTGAACTCCAAGCTTGATCTTGCACATGCAGAAGAGATACTTCAAAGACGTATCAAAACAGCATGGATGAAAGCCGGTGTCTCTATGCGTTTGCCAGAAACCATTTACATTGATTCACGGGCCACGTTTGAAGGGGAATGTCTATTGGAGAACGGCGTAAGCATTCAGGGTGCTTCGCATATCATCGCGTCGCACATTAAAACACACTCTGTCATAGAAGATGCACATATAGAGAATTCTGATGTGGGGCCTATGGGAAGAGTAAGACCACATTCAAAACTTATCGACACGCATATCGGTAACTTTGTGGAAGTAAAGAAATCAACACTGACAGGGGTCAAAGCCGGACATCTCGCATACATTGGAGATGCAACCATAGAGGAAGGGTCTAACATCGGGGCAGGTGTCATTACCTGTAATTACGACGGAAAGCACAAATACCAAACCAAGATTGGTAAAAATGTCTTTGTGGGTTCAGATACACAGCTTGTTGCACCTGTGATCATAGAAGATGATGTGATGATAGCAGCTGGAAGTACCATCAACAAAAACGTAGCACAGGGTGAGCTTGCCATCTCAAGAGCGCCTATGAGAACTGTCAAAAATTTCTTTTATAAATTTTTTGGAGACAAATAG
- a CDS encoding A24 family peptidase, translated as MIETVTGIIVFIFGIMIGSFLNVVIYRIPKGESIVFPASKCQSCQTPLKWYHNIPLFSWMALGGQCGFCKEKISVQYPVVEFLTGIIFLALFLKLGLVWYLPFIAASFAALFALVMIDFKYMAVPDNVNFAALIFALVQPEFLMALFYAGIAAGGLYLIGLFSSLIARKQAMGGADVIVAGTMGALLGFPNFFVALFLSALLAMIPALIWRDKGVPFVPFLALATFIVYLYDRQATQLLETIIYG; from the coding sequence ATGATAGAAACAGTTACAGGGATCATCGTTTTTATCTTTGGCATTATGATAGGATCGTTTTTAAATGTGGTCATCTACCGTATACCCAAAGGAGAAAGTATTGTTTTCCCTGCATCCAAATGCCAAAGCTGCCAAACCCCGCTGAAGTGGTACCATAATATCCCGCTCTTTTCATGGATGGCACTGGGTGGTCAATGCGGTTTTTGTAAAGAAAAAATATCCGTACAATACCCGGTCGTTGAATTCCTTACAGGTATTATCTTTCTGGCACTCTTCTTGAAATTAGGATTGGTCTGGTATCTCCCTTTTATTGCAGCTTCATTTGCTGCATTGTTTGCCCTTGTGATGATAGATTTCAAATATATGGCTGTCCCTGACAATGTGAACTTTGCAGCACTCATTTTTGCCCTTGTACAGCCTGAATTTCTCATGGCACTGTTCTACGCAGGCATCGCTGCTGGGGGACTCTACCTTATAGGCCTGTTCTCATCACTGATCGCAAGAAAACAGGCAATGGGTGGTGCAGATGTCATTGTTGCCGGAACGATGGGTGCACTGCTGGGATTCCCAAACTTTTTTGTCGCACTCTTCCTCTCTGCCTTGCTGGCCATGATACCTGCACTGATCTGGAGAGACAAGGGCGTTCCTTTCGTACCATTTTTGGCTTTAGCTACATTTATCGTGTATCTCTATGATAGACAAGCCACACAACTCTTGGAAACAATCATTTATGGTTAA